One genomic window of Cololabis saira isolate AMF1-May2022 chromosome 3, fColSai1.1, whole genome shotgun sequence includes the following:
- the LOC133440670 gene encoding zinc finger protein OZF-like, protein MRQHGDHEDAAVPSDSNCKSKLDRTHTGKKVFSFSTCREDFSKSCNLMDHMKIHTGERPYLCNTCDKTFTTLSNLKRHIYTHTGEKPYICKTCAKSYRQRSHLVVHSRIHTDERPYLCNTCGKSFGHASLLKNHIYTHTGEKPYICKTCGKSYRLRSTLVVHSRTHTGERPYLCNTCGKTFTESSALKRHITTHTGDNLYLCKTKDADHTGSV, encoded by the exons atgagacaacacggtgaccacgaagatgctgctgtcccgtcagacagcaactgtaaatcaaagctggacaggacccacacggggaagaaggtattttctttCAGCACTTGCAGGGAAGATTTCagtaaaagttgtaatttaatggatcacatgaagatacacactggcgaaaggccgtacctgtgcaacacctgcgacaAAACCTTTACTACATTATCaaatcttaaacggcacatatacacgcacacgggcgagaagccctacatctgcaaaacatgtgcaaaaagttACAGGCAACGTTCccacctggtggttcactcgaggatccacactgacgaaaggccgtacctgtgcaacacctgcggaaaatcgtttGGACACGCATCACTTCTTAAAAAtcacatatacacgcacacaggcgagaagccctacatctgcaaaacatgtggaaaaagttacaggctacgttccacCCTGGTAGTTCACTCAAGGACCCACacgggcgaaaggccgtacctgtgcaacacctgcggaaaaacctttactgaatcatcagctcttaaacggcacataaccacacacacgggCGATAATctatatttgtgcaagac aaaagatgcagatcacacTGGCTCCGtgtag